A genomic stretch from Vanrija pseudolonga chromosome 6, complete sequence includes:
- the ADA2 gene encoding Transcriptional adapter 2, which translates to MTVTQRRVRADPQRPDDRVVTEPGTLLTPPSSMSPSVMLTTLRAGVKYTCDSCGVDITHTIRIKCAAVECEEVDLCPNCFSEGKEVQRHRAWHPYKVVEQHSYPIFTADWGADEELLLVSGLIHHGLGNWIEVADHVGTRTKEECEKHYLQVYLGQGDKSKTPSSVTVVDSNREFMPPMDRDFEVDPDEFQEKKRRRIEEMRKPAAIPPAGSIAPLVSAPTNHEVGGFMPGRLEFEHELENDAELAVKDMEFGLVFKFGGDEQPQAKITRPVEEDEEEEEDDDEEDEDDVKPKTEDDVKKEPSEDDDASSNGKKRKREKAVVDPGVDVEDEDELEVKLAMLDIYFKKLDKREEVKDLIFDRALTEHKRILANERKRPKDERELIQRYKVFAKLQTAQDFEVLIEGLIFEQQLRRRIAELQEYRRVGITTGAEAESYETAKAARAGYRPVVSREQTEVIRTGARVNAGQHRFLHGTPGPQGAAANDRGSRDPTPRVPGHGGRKPPTPLNLANAASLDLLTTEEQTLCSALRVLPKPYLLIKETYLRENERRKGLLKRRDARKMMKIDVNKSGRIFDFLVANGILKLMYDPTIKGLGPGKEGHHVGVPIDVTTGRPLVQPVVLQPTAVTNGGP; encoded by the exons ATGACTGTCACCCAACGACGAGTCCGCGCCGACCCCCAACGGCCAGATGATCGTGTTG TTACCGAGCCTGGTACGTTGCTGACTCCGCCTTCCTCCATGTCACCGAGTGTTATGCTAACCACCTTGCGCGCAGGCGTCAAGTACACGTGTGACAGCT GTGGCGTCGACATCACCCACACCATCCGCATCAAGTGCGCGGCCGTAGAGTGCGAAGAGGTCGACCTGTGCCCCAACTGTTTCTCCGAGGGCAAGGAAGTCCAGCGCCATCGCGCATGGCACCCATACAAAGTTGTT GAACAACACTCCTACCCCATCTTTACAGCCGACTGGGGAGCAGACGAAGAGTTACTGCTCGTCTCTGGCCTCATCCACCATGGTCTGGGAAACTGgatcgaggtcgccgaccaTGTTGGCACCCGCACCAAGGAAGAGTGCGAGAAGCACTATCTCCAGGTGTACCTCGGCCAGGGCGACAAGTCCAAGACGCCTTCCTCCGTCACAGTCGTCGACAGCAACCGCGAGTTCATGCCCCCAATGGACCGCGACTTTGAGGTCGACCCAGACGAGTTccaggagaagaagcggAGGAGAATAGAGGAGATGAGGAAGCCCGCCGCCATCCCACCAGCGGGCTCTATCGCTCCGCTCGTGTCGGCTCCAACCAATCACGAAGTCGGTGGCTTCATGCCTGGCCGTCTCGAGTTTGAGCATGAGCTGGAAAACGACGCCGAATTGGCCGTCAAGGACATGGAGTTCGGCCTCGTGTTCAAGTttggtggcgacgagcagcctCAAGCAAAGATTACGCGGCCAgtggaggaagacgaggaagaggaggaagacgatgacgaagaggacgaggacgacgtcaaGCCCAAGACAGAAGAcgacgtcaagaaggagccatctgaagacgacgacgcgagctcAAATGGGAAGAAGAGGAAACGCGAAAAGGCGGTTGTGGACCCAGGAGTagatgtcgaggacgaggacgagctcgaagTCAAGCTCGCTATGCTCGACATTTACTTCAAGAAGCTTgacaagcgcgaggaggtcaaggactTGATCTTTGACCGAGCTCTGACAGAGCACAAGCGG ATTCTCGCAAATGAGCGCAAGCGGCCAAAGGACGAGCGTGAGCTCATCCAGCGATACAAGGTCTTTGCCAAGCTGCAGACAGCTCAAGACTTTGAGGTTCTCATTGAGGGCCTGATCTTTGAGCAGCAGCTGAGGCGGCGGATCGCCGAGCTGCAAGAGTACCGCCGCGTTGGCATCACCACTGGGGCTGAAGCCGAGTCGTACGAAACAGCAAAGGCCGCCAGAGCTGGCTACCGACCTGTGGTTTCTCGCGAACAAACCGAAGTCATTCGCACTGGAGCCCGTGTCAACGCTGGCCAGCACCGCTTCCTGCATGGCACACCTGGCCCGCAGGGTGCGGCCGCCAACGACCGCGGTTCTCGCGACCCCACGCCCCGTGTTCCGGGTCACGGCGGACGGAAGCCTCCGACACCGCTCAACCTGGCCAATGCCGCATCTCTCGACCTCCTCACGACCGAGGAGCAGACGCTCTGCTCGGCGCTTCGCGTGCTCCCCAAGCCGTACCTTCTCATCAAGGAGACATATCTCCGCGAGAACGAACGGCGCAAGGGGCTGCTCAAGCGCCGCGATGCCCGCAAGATGATGAAGATCGACGTCAACAAGTCTGGACGCATCTTCGACTTCCTTGTCGCCAACGGCATCCTCAAGCTCATGTACGACCCAACCATCAAGGGTCTTGGACCCGGCAAAGAAGGCCACCATGTTGGTGTCCCCATCGACGTCACGACGGGACGACCACTGGTCCAGCCTGTAGTCCTCCAGCCTACGGCAGTCACGAATGGTGGTCCATGA
- the ABD1 gene encoding mRNA cap guanine-N7 methyltransferase: MVYDPVRDCDIPSPAVSSRPPIWGSDPPNAPPPPAFHDRTSISSTPSNRPISRGGPGSLRGLLNDDAPSPTSRRGSEVTVSSIQDDDRDYHSGPSSSHSRPHLAKLLNEPAPPLVRSPSSGSVPSVHYDGSSPRMSAASTSLHPSALSAARTSVSASRSPLMSTTGLSSPASSSSALATDSYHAHPLAESLSRRASSSYDTRPMPPPAEPPIRSYDQYNTPVQHPSNLSSPGVSVSPRSQSVALPAAPAYSSSRPSSARSNSNPWQPPANTHSSPESTTRRLSDDPPAPRVPPSNGRRAVPPPPPSKPYRPLNPTRSRTILQPITDEEIQHLREIAQRHNILRSRGPWAAPSWSAPSPRDTVGDSFASGGRSGGPSRRGSEASAPENRPDNRLREQHESYGRPQGTKRSSEGDDDLRAASRPRTDTYQGNAAAVSSYYNSRQEVGVNQREFSPIIGLKKFNNWVKSVLIGKFVGGEGRRPGAKVLDIGCGKGGDLNKWKVARISLYVGMDIADVSVDQARERYNSLRGNRFEGYFKAHDCYARPISEALPERYKQRNLYDNVTMQFCMHYAFETASKARMMIENVSRYLRKGGIFIGTIPNTDLLLERLEQIPEGEPLEFGNSCYSITFEERHHKGIYGHAYHFYLEDAVEGVPEYTVDWDNFVSLAREYGLELTYKKTFNDILQEEQSTRDFGPLLGKMGVVNEHGESAMDSDQWEAANLYMGFAFTKV; the protein is encoded by the exons ATGGTATACGACCCCGTGCGCGACTGCGACATTCCGTCGCCCGCCGTGTCTTCGCGACCGCCCATTTGGGGTTCAGATCCTCCCAacgcacctcctcctcccgctTTCCATGACAGGACATCCATCTCTTCGACCCCATCAAATCGTCCCATTAGCCGTGGGGGACCTGGGTCCCTCCGTGGACTGTTGAATGACGATGCGCCGAGTCCCACGAGTCGACGGGGTAGCGAGGTAACTGTATCGTCTATCCAGGACGACGATCGCGACTACCACTCTGGCCCCAGTTCTTCGCATTCGCGGCCACATCTCGCAAAACTCCTCAACGAGCCTGCTCCCCCGCTGGTGCGCAGCCCGTCGAGCGGATCAGTGCCCTCTGTCCACTATGATGGAAGCTCTCCGCGCATGTCGGCGGCAAGCACGTCGTTGCATCCTTCTGCGCTCTCGGCGGCACGGACAAGTGTGAGCGCCAGTCGCTCTCCTTTAATGAGCACAACCGGCCTCAGCAGTccagcatcatcatcgtctGCTCTCGCTACAGACTCTTACCATGCCCACCCCTTGGCAGAGTCCTTGTCACGTCGCGCGAGCTCTAGCTACGACACGCGTCCAATGcctccgcccgccgagccgcctATCCGCTCGTACGACCAATACAACACACCAGTCCAACACCCCTCTAATCTCTCCTCTCCTGGTGTATCAGTTTCTCCTCGCAGCCAGAGCGTGGCTCTGCCAGCTGCACCTGcttactcgtcgtcgcgaccaaGCTCAGCACGCAGCAACTCGAACCCGTGGCAGCCACCTGCAAACACGCACTCGTCGCCCGAGtccacgacacgacgactcTCGGATGACCCCCCTGCGCCACGGGTACCGCCATCGaatggccgccgcgctgtccccccaccacctcccAGCAAACCGTACCGTCCTTTGAACCCAACACGGTCGAGAACCATCCTTCAGCCAATTACAGACGAAGAAATCCAGCATCTTCGCGAGATTGCCCAACGCCACAATATCCTTCGCTCTCGAGGACCGTGGGCGGCTCCGTCGTGGTCAGCACCGTCTCCTCGAGACACTGTGGGCGACAGCTTTGCATCTGGTGGCCGGTCGGGAGGACCATCTCGTCGCGGCTCGGAAGCCAGTGCTCCAGAAAACCGCCCCGACAACCGTCTACGAGAACAGCACGAGTCTTACGGCCGACCACAGGGAACCAAGCGGTCATCGGAAGGTGATGACGACCTGCGGGCCGCTTCTCGCCCGCGAACGGATACCTACCAGGGCAAtgctgccgccgtctcgAGTTACTACAACTCTCGTCAAGAGGTTGGTGTCAACCAGCGCGAGTTCTCGCCCATCATTGGTCTGAAAAAGTTCAACAACTGGGTCAAGTCTGTCCTCATCGGCAAGTTTGTTGGCGGAGAAGGACGTAGACCTGGTGCCAAGGTTCTCGACATTGGAtgcggcaagggcggcgacctGAACAAGTGGAAGGTGGCCCGAATATCTCTCTATGTTGGCATGG ACATTGCCGATGTCTCTGTTGACCAGGCCCGTGAACGATACAACTCTTTGCGGGGCAACCGGTTCGAGGGCTACTTCAAAGCGCACGACTGCTACGCACGGCCCATCTCGGAGGCGCTGCCGGAGCGATACAAGCAGCGCAACCTCTACGACAACGTGACCATGCAGTTCTGCATGCACTACGCGTTCGAGACGGCGTCCAAAGCCCGGATGATGATCGAGAATGTGTCGAGATACCTACGCAAGGGCGGTATCTTTATCGGAACGATTCCAAACACCGACCTTCTACT GGAGAGGCTGGAGCAGATTCCTGAAGGCGAACCCCTGGAGTTTGGCAACTCGTGTTACTCGATTACATTCGAGGAACGGCACCACAAGGGGATTTACGGCCACGCGTATCACTTCTACCTCGAAGACGCGGTTGAGGGTGTCCCCGAGTACACTGTTGACTGGGACAACTTTGTGTC CCTTGCCCGCGAGTATGGTCTCGAGCTCACCTACAAGAAGACGTTCAACGACATTCTGCAGGAAGAGCAGAGCACAAGAGACTTTGGCCCTCTGCTTGGCAAGATGGGTGTTGTCAATGAGCACGGAGAGAGTGCAATGGACAGTGACCAGTGGGAGGCTGCGA ATTTGTATATGGGATTCGCGTTCACCAAGGTGTAA